Below is a window of Streptomyces sp. NBC_01429 DNA.
CCGGGCTCCGGTTCCGCGAAGATGTCCCGGCTGGTGAGGAAGTGCAGGAGCCTGGCGAGAGCCTGGGGGTCGGCGCCGGCCGCCTCGGCCAGGTCCGGCAGACGGGTGTGTCCGGCGGCGATGTGGTCGGCGAGCCGGAGGGTGGCGGCAGCCCGTACGGCGAACGGTGTGACGATGTCAGCGATCTCGGCGAGACCCCGGGCGGGCCCCGGGCGGTCGGGCGCGCCCGGGGCGGGGGCGGGCGATGCGGTGGTCATGGGCTCCTCCAGAGGGTCGGCGCGGCGGCGGCCGGGCAGGTGCAGGGCGTGACGGCGGGGTGAGCGGAGCGGCCGTCCGCGGGGTGCCCGTACGGCTCGGGAGCATCCGGCGCCCGCCCCTGCCGCGCCCGCCCTTCCGGCGGCTGCCCCTCCGCCGCCCGCCCTTCCGGCGGCCCGACGGTATGCCGCTCCCCCGGTACCGCCGGTTCGGGGAAAAGCTCCGGGGACGGCGGGTACGGGGCGGACCGGGCGAGTTCGGCGAGCAGGACGGCCGCCTGACGCCGGGTACGGCAGCGGCGGACAGGGGTGCCGGTGCGGTGCAGGGCGTCGTGGATGACGACCAGGTCCCGGCGCCGGAAGAGCAGGGCCTTGCGGAGCAGGGCGGTCAGGCTGAGCACCGGGGGGTCGCCGGCCTCCCGGAGGCGGCGCGGCACGTACTCCGGTCCGTGCCGGCCCCGGGGAGCGGTCCCGGGGTGGTGGGCGGTACGGCGCAGACGCAGGCTGCGGCGTACCAGCGCCGCCGCGCACAGCAGCGGGTGCCGGTCGATGAGTACGACGAGGCCGGCGGCGCGGGCGCGGGGTTCGGCGCTGCCCGCGTAGTTGCCGTCGGCGATCCAGCGCGGGAGCGCGCACAGGGCGTCGATGCGGTGGGCCCACTCCGCCTCGCCGGGACGGGACCAGCCCGGGGACCAGTACAGGTCGTCGAGGTGATAGAGCGGCAGGCCGGTTCTGACGGCAAGCAGGTGACAGAAGGCGGTCTTGCCGCTGCCGGGGCTGCCCAGGACCGCGATCCGCAGGGGTGTTCGCCCGCGCGGCGCGTCACAGGACGGGGATGCCATGGAGCTTCCCGAACCGGTCCGCGTCCTCGGCGGTGTTCACCAGGGGCTCGCCCTTGATGTTGAGGCTGGTGTTGAGCAACATCGGGCAGCCGGTCTCCTCGTGGAAGCGCCGCAGCAGGGCATGGATGAAGGGGTTCTGGCGCGCGTTGACGGTCTGGACCCGGCTCGTGCCGTCGACGTGGCAGACGGCGAGGTGGGCCTCGGGGTCGCGCGCGTTCGCGACGAACTGCATGTACGGGCTGGTCGGTACGGGCAGATCGAAGAAGGCGTGGGCGTGTTCCTCCAGCACGATGGGGGCGAACGGCCGGAACGGCTCGCGGCGTTTTATCTCGTTCACCCGGCGCTTGGCGGTGGGCGGCCGGGGGTCGGCGAGGAGGCTGCGGTTGCCGAGCGCACGCGGGCCGAACTCGGCCCTGCCGTGGGCCACGGCCAGCACCTCGCCCCGGATGAGCCGCTTGAGGGCGTCCTCCAGGTCGGGTTCCCGTTCGATGTCGTGGCCGAGGTACGGGCCCGGCCACGTGATGTGCCGGCCGAGGTGGGCGAGGGCGGCGCCGGCCGAGCTGCCCGCGTCGCCGGGGCTCGGCATGATCCAGATGGTGTCGAAGAGGCCAGAGCGCGCGAGGCGGGCGTTGTAGGCGCAGTTGAGGGCGACACCGCCGGAGAAGACCAGGTTGCGGGAGCCGGTCTCCCTGGCCGCCCAGGCGAAGAGCCCGTCCAGCAGCCGTTCGGTCACTTCCTGGGCGCTGGCGGCGAGCGTGGCCGGGTCGTTCAGCTCGGGGCGCCAGTCCGCGATGCCGCGGTGCACCGAGCGGGTGAGTCGGAAGTCCGGCCAGTCGGCCCGTTCGACGAAGTCGTCCCAGATCAGGTCGGCGAGGTCCGGCGTCCCGTAGGCCGCCAGGCCCATCATGATGTACTCCTCCTCGTTCGGCTTGAAGCCCGCGCGCTGGGTGAAGGCGGAGTACAACAGGCCGATGCTGTGCGGGTAGTCGACCGTGGCCACCCGGTCGAGGCGCTCGCCCCGGCCGTGCCACAGCGACACCGTGTTCCATTCGCCGATGGCGTCCACGACGACCACGGCGGCCTCCGGCAGGCCGGAGGTGTAGTAGCCGCCCGCGGCGTGCGAGTGGTGGTGGTCGACGATGTGCACGCGCGCCCCGCGCAGTTGCGGGAATCCCCGCAGATACGCGCGCAGACCGACCGGGTCGGCCGCCAGGGCGAACTGTCCGGAGCGGAGCTGCCGGGTGCGTTTGAGGAGGGGACGTTCGTAGTAGACGACGTCGTCTACGCGGTCCAGGTGGGCGAGGGCGGCGGCCAGCGCCCGCGGGGAGAGCGCGGCGTCGTTCTTGCGTCTGCTGTACCGCTCGCAGTGCGAGGCGAAGACGAGTTCGTCGTCGCGGACGGCCGCGACCGCCGCGTCGTGGCTGCGGCAGGACAGGCCGAGGATGTGCGCCATGGTGCGGCACCTCCAGTGGTACGCGATGTCGGAGTCACGGGAGCCGGGAAGGAAAGTGGGGCGCGCGCCCGCGCGGGCGCGGGGCCAGGGTCAGTACAACGGTGGCGGGCGGTGCGCTACGGCCTGCGGTGGGGCGGCCGGAACGGTGACGGGGGTGACGGGAACCCGGTGATGGTC
It encodes the following:
- a CDS encoding carbamoyltransferase family protein → MAHILGLSCRSHDAAVAAVRDDELVFASHCERYSRRKNDAALSPRALAAALAHLDRVDDVVYYERPLLKRTRQLRSGQFALAADPVGLRAYLRGFPQLRGARVHIVDHHHSHAAGGYYTSGLPEAAVVVVDAIGEWNTVSLWHGRGERLDRVATVDYPHSIGLLYSAFTQRAGFKPNEEEYIMMGLAAYGTPDLADLIWDDFVERADWPDFRLTRSVHRGIADWRPELNDPATLAASAQEVTERLLDGLFAWAARETGSRNLVFSGGVALNCAYNARLARSGLFDTIWIMPSPGDAGSSAGAALAHLGRHITWPGPYLGHDIEREPDLEDALKRLIRGEVLAVAHGRAEFGPRALGNRSLLADPRPPTAKRRVNEIKRREPFRPFAPIVLEEHAHAFFDLPVPTSPYMQFVANARDPEAHLAVCHVDGTSRVQTVNARQNPFIHALLRRFHEETGCPMLLNTSLNIKGEPLVNTAEDADRFGKLHGIPVL